Proteins encoded together in one Ipomoea triloba cultivar NCNSP0323 chromosome 4, ASM357664v1 window:
- the LOC116017447 gene encoding polygalacturonase QRT2-like isoform X1 → MPPTRNLVLVIFLALSLFSASCDGGSLLQTETSCHRRRHHHRHRCHHRKHHKGGHRHHNHLKGRKQPHQKVLSVDDFGAKGDGTTDDSEAFLRAWNKFCNSRGSMLVIPNRRTYMLSPTHFSGPCYPNLKLRLYGTIKAYGNKNDYKNDRHRWLKFSDLKNFMVDGGGVIDGNGQQWWKESCKVQKSEICDRPFAVTFQNGTNISVKDLLFKNSPKMHLVFLESESIRASNIVIQAPGDSPNTDGIHISHTTDVEITNSVIATGDDCISIVNESKNVRVSRIVCGPGHGISIGSLGKNYDLEEHVTNIIVDTVVFKGTTNGVRIKTWQGGNGYARNILFDNIVMHNVTNPIIIDQFYCDNPKDNYGNVLPCPEKVEAVGVSNVVYRNIRGTSARELAIRFECSKTVPCKGILLENVNLIGEDKGVVKAECSNVKYANIGHVFPSCGG, encoded by the exons ATGCCTCCGACAAGAAACCTCGTACTGGTCATATTCTTGGCCCTGTCGTTATTTTCTGCCTCATGCGACGGCGGCAGCCTCCTCCAGACTGAGACTTCGtgccaccgccgccgccaccaccaccgccaccgctGCCACCACCGGAAACACCACAAAGGTGGTCACAGACATCATAATCATTTGAAAGGCAGGAAACAGCCTCATCAGAAAGTGTTGAGTGTAGATGATTTTGGCGCCAAGGGTGATGGAACCACAGATGATTCCGAG gcGTTTTTGAGAGCTTGGAACAAGTTTTGTAACTCACGAGGATCCATGCTTGTGATCCCTAATAGGAGGACGTATATGCTCAGTCCAACACACTTTAGTGGCCCATGTTATCCAAATCTCAAACTTAGG CTATATGGAACGATTAAAGCTTATGGGAATAAAAATGACTACAAGAATGACAGACACCGTTGGCTCAAGTTTAGTGACTTGAAAAATTTCATGGTTGATGGTGGAGGAGTCATAGATGGTAATGGCCAACAGTGGTGGAAAGAATCTTGCAAGGTCCAAAAAAGTGAG ATTTGCGATAGACCattt gcAGTCACATTTCAAAATGGGACAAATATAAGTGTAAAGGACTTATTGTTCAAAAATTCGCCAAAAATGCACCTTGTTTTTTTAGAAAGTGAGAGCATTAGGGCTTCAAATATTGTTATACAAGCTCCCGGGGACAGCCCCAATACCGATGGAATTCACATATCACATACTACAGATGTCGAGATAACTAATTCCGTGATTGCAACAg GTGATGATTGTATTTCAATAGTGAACGAATCAAAGAATGTTAGAGTATCACGCATTGTATGCGGACCAGGACATGGGATCAG TATAGGAAGCTTAGGGAAAAATTATGATTTAGAGGAACACGTTACAAATATCATTGTGGACACAGTGGTGTTCAAAGGAACTACTAATGGAGTCAGAATAAAAACTTGGCAG GGAGGAAATGGATATGCAAGGAACATCTTGTTCGACAACATTGTAATGCATAACGTAACAAATCCCATAATTATAGACCAGTTCTACTGCGATAATCCTAAAGACAATTATGGCAACGTTCTGCCATGTCCCGAGAAG GTGGAAGCGGTGGGAGTGAGCAACGTGGTATATAGAAACATTAGAGGAACAAGTGCAAGGGAGTTGGCCATAAGGTTTGAGTGCAGCAAAACGGTTCCATGCAAAGGGATTTTGCTGGAaaatgtgaacttaataggtgaAGATAAAGGAGTTGTTAAAGCAGAATGTTCAAATGTTAAGTATGCAAATATAGGGCATGTTTTCCCTAGCTGTGGTGGTTAA
- the LOC116017447 gene encoding polygalacturonase QRT2-like isoform X2 gives MPPTRNLVLVIFLALSLFSASCDGGSLLQTETSCHRRRHHHRHRCHHRKHHKGGHRHHNHLKGRKQPHQKVLSVDDFGAKGDGTTDDSEAFLRAWNKFCNSRGSMLVIPNRRTYMLSPTHFSGPCYPNLKLRLYGTIKAYGNKNDYKNDRHRWLKFSDLKNFMVDGGGVIDGNGQQWWKESCKVQKSEAVTFQNGTNISVKDLLFKNSPKMHLVFLESESIRASNIVIQAPGDSPNTDGIHISHTTDVEITNSVIATGDDCISIVNESKNVRVSRIVCGPGHGISIGSLGKNYDLEEHVTNIIVDTVVFKGTTNGVRIKTWQGGNGYARNILFDNIVMHNVTNPIIIDQFYCDNPKDNYGNVLPCPEKVEAVGVSNVVYRNIRGTSARELAIRFECSKTVPCKGILLENVNLIGEDKGVVKAECSNVKYANIGHVFPSCGG, from the exons ATGCCTCCGACAAGAAACCTCGTACTGGTCATATTCTTGGCCCTGTCGTTATTTTCTGCCTCATGCGACGGCGGCAGCCTCCTCCAGACTGAGACTTCGtgccaccgccgccgccaccaccaccgccaccgctGCCACCACCGGAAACACCACAAAGGTGGTCACAGACATCATAATCATTTGAAAGGCAGGAAACAGCCTCATCAGAAAGTGTTGAGTGTAGATGATTTTGGCGCCAAGGGTGATGGAACCACAGATGATTCCGAG gcGTTTTTGAGAGCTTGGAACAAGTTTTGTAACTCACGAGGATCCATGCTTGTGATCCCTAATAGGAGGACGTATATGCTCAGTCCAACACACTTTAGTGGCCCATGTTATCCAAATCTCAAACTTAGG CTATATGGAACGATTAAAGCTTATGGGAATAAAAATGACTACAAGAATGACAGACACCGTTGGCTCAAGTTTAGTGACTTGAAAAATTTCATGGTTGATGGTGGAGGAGTCATAGATGGTAATGGCCAACAGTGGTGGAAAGAATCTTGCAAGGTCCAAAAAAGTGAG gcAGTCACATTTCAAAATGGGACAAATATAAGTGTAAAGGACTTATTGTTCAAAAATTCGCCAAAAATGCACCTTGTTTTTTTAGAAAGTGAGAGCATTAGGGCTTCAAATATTGTTATACAAGCTCCCGGGGACAGCCCCAATACCGATGGAATTCACATATCACATACTACAGATGTCGAGATAACTAATTCCGTGATTGCAACAg GTGATGATTGTATTTCAATAGTGAACGAATCAAAGAATGTTAGAGTATCACGCATTGTATGCGGACCAGGACATGGGATCAG TATAGGAAGCTTAGGGAAAAATTATGATTTAGAGGAACACGTTACAAATATCATTGTGGACACAGTGGTGTTCAAAGGAACTACTAATGGAGTCAGAATAAAAACTTGGCAG GGAGGAAATGGATATGCAAGGAACATCTTGTTCGACAACATTGTAATGCATAACGTAACAAATCCCATAATTATAGACCAGTTCTACTGCGATAATCCTAAAGACAATTATGGCAACGTTCTGCCATGTCCCGAGAAG GTGGAAGCGGTGGGAGTGAGCAACGTGGTATATAGAAACATTAGAGGAACAAGTGCAAGGGAGTTGGCCATAAGGTTTGAGTGCAGCAAAACGGTTCCATGCAAAGGGATTTTGCTGGAaaatgtgaacttaataggtgaAGATAAAGGAGTTGTTAAAGCAGAATGTTCAAATGTTAAGTATGCAAATATAGGGCATGTTTTCCCTAGCTGTGGTGGTTAA
- the LOC116016962 gene encoding probable cytokinin riboside 5'-monophosphate phosphoribohydrolase LOGL10 has translation MGGEPGDDQASNSDEKKRRFKRICVFCGSRTGYRSSFSDATLQLGKELVERKIDLVYGGGSVGLMGLVSKTVFDGGCHVLGVIPKALLPHEISGETVGDLKVVTDMHQRKSEMERNADAFIALPGGYGTMEELLEVITWSQLGIHEKPVGLLNVDGYYDGLLALFDKGVEEGFINDSARNIVVLGDTAKDLITKMEEYAPGHDRVATRQSWEVDQLLESTSSGENHGILDDDQDQPI, from the exons ATGGGGGGAGAACCGGGAGATGATCAGGCATCTAACAGCGATGAAAAGAAACGAAGGTTTAAGAGAATTTGTGTTTTCTGTGGTAGTAGGACTGGTTATAGATCGTCGTTCAGTGATGCAACTCTTCAGCTTGGTAAAGAACTG GTTGAACGAAAGATTGACCTGGTTTACGGTGGAGGAAGCGTTGGCTTGATGGGTTTAGTCTCTAAAACCGTCTTTGATGGAGGGTGTCATGTTCTAGG AGTAATCCCTAAGGCCCTCTTGCCGCATGAG ATATCTGGAGAAACCGTGGGAGATCTAAAAGTAGTGACAGACATGCACCAGAGAAAGTCAGAAATGGAGAGAAACGCTGATGCTTTCATCGCACTTCCTG GTGGTTATGGGACCATGGAGGAATTGCTCGAAGTGATAACCTGGTCTCAATTGGGAATCCATGAAAAGCCC GTTGGGCTGTTAAACGTCGATGGCTACTATGATGGGCTGCTTGCATTGTTCGACAAGGGAGTGGAGGAAGGCTTCATCAACGATTCAGCAAGAAACATAGTGGTCTTAGGCGACACAGCCAAGGACTTAATCACGAAAATGGAG GAGTATGCGCCGGGTCACGACAGAGTTGCAACCAGACAAAGCTGGGAAGTGGACCAATTATTAGAGTCTACTTCAAGTGGGGAAAACCATGGTATCTTAGATGATGATCAAGATCAGCCTATATGA
- the LOC116015558 gene encoding DNA-directed RNA polymerases II, IV and V subunit 11: protein MNAPDRYERFVVPEGVKKVSYERDTKIINAATLTIEREDHTIGNILRMQLHRDENILFAGYKLPHPLQYKITLRIQTASQSSPMQAYNQAINDLDKELDHLKNEFETELAKHTREF from the exons ATGAATGCTCCCGATCGTTACGAACGATTCGTCGTCCCTGAAGGCGTCAAGAA GGTTTCCTACGAGCGGGACACCAAGATTATAAATGCCGCTACCTTAACGATCGAGAGAGAAGACCACACCATCGGCAACATTCTACGCAT GCAATTGCACAGGGATGAGAATATTCTCTTTGCTGGCTACAAGCTGCCTCACCCACTTCAGTACAAAATCACACTGAGG ATTCAAACAGCAAGCCAGTCTTCACCAATGCAGGCTTATAATCAGGCTATTAATGATCTTGACAAGGAGCTTGATCATCTGAAGAATGAGTTTGAG ACTGAACTGGCGAAGCACACACGGGAGTTTTGA
- the LOC116017371 gene encoding uncharacterized protein LOC116017371 → MGVISHTVMPACDQLCFFCPAMRPRSRQPVKRYKKMLANIFPRSPDAEPNERMVSKLCEYASKNPLRIPRITTSLEQRCYRELRNENLSSVKIVMYVYQRLLTSCNQQMPLFAGSFLDIVNVLLDQIKYDEVRIAACLALFHFITNQSDATYMFNLESLIPKLCLIAQEMGTEERILKIRCSGLQVLSSMVWFMGEFGHMPAEFDNVVAVVLENYEGPEDKPDCLNNDNQDTENDQDRQECAGVNQANASSEALSRATSWKNIVTDRGLSVTLEESTNPKFWSKVCLHNMAKLAKEATTVRRILESLFRYFDNEDLWSPLHGVAISVLLDMQWIVENSGHNAHFLLCTLIKHLDHKNVLKNPDKQVDIVEVATSLALKSKVESSVTIVGAFGDMMRHLRKSQHNSLDQSDLGEDIIEQNKKLHAAVDECLVQMSRKIGDPGPILDMMAVMLESISNATVTARDTIATVHRTAQIVSSLPNLSFQNKAFPEALFHQILLAMVSPDHETRIEAHRLFSVVLVPSSFCPCPSTSAKKGGIQRTLSRTVSVFSVSAALFDKLSKKKHPSQEIMDGKENILNDENEQMNNQSMLTRLKSSYSRAYSSKRLQLSEIDEGKGMGNVEREPDCNSLKLKTQHISLLLSSIWAQAISPTNTPKNYEAIAHTYSLVILFSRMKKSCHDSLIRSFQLAFSLRNISLQGGKLPPSRLRSLFTLSTSMIVFSSKVYNLTRLLASAKAALIDKTVDPFLKLGDECKLQDVTSTLDPMMKVYGSKEDDEDALRSLSALQKSEKKSTESFASMIVDSLKRSLDKDINAIQEQLLKTFIPDDVCPLRAKDVDPILTSNDSFSINGVESQTDPNPQIILEEPSLMDVNQFLDLVLDTTVDAETVSESPETAFMDYDSQCEALQMGKQNKMDIMSAEEVQENLFEDYFQENTNPFTFDDQNFPTAGNANDNPHPFSVFDLPSMNTAPMSCAAEFHCHPGFFVPPASSPYDNFLKAVTS, encoded by the exons ATGGGTGTGATTTCGCATACGGTGATGCCGGCCTGCGATCAGCTCTGTTTTTTTTGCCCGGCAATGCGGCCAAGGTCACGGCAGCCTGTGAAACGATACAAGAAGATGCTTGCCAATATCTTCCCCCGATCTCCG GATGCGGAACCCAATGAACGAATGGTTAGCAAATTATGTGAATATGCTTCAAAAAATCCACTTCGTATACCGAGG ATCACGACTTCTCTTGAGCAACGGTGCTACCGGGAATTAAGAAACGAGAATCTTTCATCTGTAAAAATTGTCATGTATGTCTACCAGAGGTTACTAACATCTTGCAACCAGCAAAT GCCATTATTTGCAGGAAGCTTTCTTGATATTGTAAACGTGTTGTTGGATCAGATAAAGTATGATGAAGTTCGCATTGCTGCATGCCTAGCCCTCTTTCACTTCATTACTAACCAG AGTGATGCAAcgtatatgtttaatttagaaAGCTTAATACCAAAACTCTGCCTAATTGCTCAAGAGATGGGAACTGAGGAAAGGATACTGAAAATACGCTGTTCTGGACTTCAAGTGCTCTCTTCTATG GTTTGGTTCATGGGTGAATTTGGTCACATGCCAGCAGAATTTGACAAT GTTGTTGCTGTTGTCTTGGAAAACTATGAAGGCCCTGAGGATAAACCTGACTGCCTTAATAATGATAACCAAGATACAGAAAATGACCAGGATAGACAAGAATGTGCAGGTGTAAACCAGGCTAATGCATCATCTGAAGCACTCAGCAGAGCTACCTCTTGGAAGAATATTGTGACTGACAGAGGCCTTAGTGTGACCCT AGAAGAATCTACAAACCCGAAATTTTGGTCTAAAGTGTGCTTACATAACATGGCAAAGTTGGCGAAAGAAGCAACAACAGTACGCCGTATTTTAGAGTCTTTATTCCGTTATTTTGATAATGAAGATCTTTGGTCACCTCTACATGGAGTTGCCATTTCTGTTTTGTTGGACATGCAATGGATTGTGGAGAACTCTG GGCACAATGCACATTTTTTGTTGTGTACATTAATCAAGCATCTTGATCACAAGAACGTCCTCAAAAACCCTGATAAGCAAGTAGATATTGTTGAAGTTGCAACCTCCCTTGCACTGAAGTCAAAGGTGGAGTCATCAGTTACAATTGTTGGTGCATTTGGTGATATGATGAGACACCTTCGGAAAAGCCAACACAATTCCCTTGATCAATCTGATCTAGGGGAAGATATAATTGAGCAGAACAAAAAATTACATGCTGCAGTTGATGAATGCCTTGTCCAGATGTCTCGTAAG ATTGGAGATCCTGGCCCAATTCTTGATATGATGGCAGTGATGTTGGAGAGCATCTCAAATGCAACAGTTACAGCTAGGGATACGATCGCTACTGTGCATCGTACTGCTCAAATAGTATCATCATTACCAAATTTATCATTTCAAAACAAG GCTTTCCCCGAGGCTTTGTTTCATCAAATACTTTTAGCCATGGTCTCACCAGACCATGAAACAAGAATTGAGGCACATCGTTTATTTTCTGTTGTACTTGTTCCATCATCCTTTTGCCCTTGTCCTTCCACCAGTGCAAAGAAAGGTGGTATTCAGAGAACATTGTCCAGAACTGTTTCAGTGTTTTCTGTTTCTGCTGCTTTATTTGACAAGTTGAGTAAGAAGAAGCATCCCTCACAAGAAATTATGGATGGAAAGGAGAACATTTTGAATGATGAGAATGAACAAATGAATAACCAATCGATGTTAACCCGATTGAAATCAAGCTATAGCCGAGCTTACAGTAGTAAAAGGCTTCAATTGTCAGAAATTGATGAAGGAAAAGGAATGGGCAATGTGGAAAGGGAACCG GACTGCAATTCTCTGAAGTTGAAAACACAACATATTAGCCTATTGCTTTCTTCCATATGGGCGCAGGCCATCTCTCCTACGAATACACCCAAGAATTATGAAGCAATTGCTCATACTTACAGTTTGGTGATTTTGTTTTCACGAATGAAG AAAAGCTGCCATGATTCTCTTATTCGAAGTTTCCAGCTTGCATTTTCATTGCGGAACATTTCTCTTCAAGGAG GGAAGCTTCCACCATCACGCCTCCGATCACTCTTCACATTGTCAACATCTATGATTGTTTTCTCATCAAAAGTCTACAACTTAACCCGTCTACTTGCTTCTGCCAAGGCTGCATTAATAGATAAAACA GTTGACCCATTCCTTAAGTTGGGGGATGAGTGCAAACTGCAGGATGTAACCAGTACATTGGACCCTATGATGAAAGTTTATGGATCAAAAGAGGATGACGAAGATGCCCTGAGATCACTTTCAGCCTTACAGAAGTCTGAGAAAAAATCTACAGAATCTTTTGCTTCAATGATTGTGGACAGCTTGAAGCGGTCATTAGAT AAAGATATAAATGCTATTCAGGAGCAGTTgcttaaaacatttattccagATGATGTCTGTCCATTGAGAGCTAAG GATGTAGATCCAATTCTCACAAGCAATGACAGCTTTTCAATTAATGGAGTTGAGAGTCAGACAGATCCCAACCCTCAGATTATTTTGGAAGAACCAAGCCTCATGGATGTCAACCAATTTTTGGATTTG GTCTTAGATACAACAGTTGATGCAGAAACAGTATCGGAAAGTCCTGAAACAGCATTCATGGATTATGATAGTCAGTGTGAGGCTCTTCAAATGGGAAAGCAGAACAAGATGGACATTATGAGTGCCGAAGAGGTTCAAGAAAATCTTTTCGAAGACTATTTTCAGGAAAACACCAACCCATTTACCTTTGATGATCAGAATTTCCCTACA GCTGGGAATGCAAATGACAATCCACACCCTTTCAGTGTATTTGATCTACCATCAATGAACACTGCTCCAATGTCATGTGCAGCTGAATTTCATTGTCATCCCGGCTTCTTCGTACCACCGGCTTCAAGTCCATATGACAATTTTCTGAAGGCTGTGACAAGTTAA
- the LOC116017001 gene encoding uncharacterized protein LOC116017001, translating to MAAISISHSLHSTRVSHLQLYTKRSFISAVSCRTGDPPEPLKPRTHKEKKGKTLAVVEIVGGVEKLGKWLKDSLGPKKKGDWKDLALMSLSFAVYVYISQQIVCAYCAWMSLLKQSL from the coding sequence ATGGCTGCAATCTCAATCTCTCACTCTCTGCACAGCACCAGGGTTTCACATCTGCAACTCTACACCAAAAGATCATTCATCTCCGCCGTTTCTTGCCGGACCGGCGACCCGCCGGAGCCTTTGAAACCCAGAACGCACAAGGAAAAGAAGGGCAAAACATTGGCAGTAGTAGAGATTGTTGGTGGGGTGGAAAAGCTGGGAAAATGGTTGAAGGATAGTTTGGGTCCAAAGAAGAAGGGTGACTGGAAGGACTTGGCACTGATGAGCCTGTCATTTgctgtatatgtgtatatatctcAGCAGATAGTTTGTGCTTATTGTGCTTGGATGTCCTTGCTCAAGCAATCTTTGTAG